From the genome of Physeter macrocephalus isolate SW-GA unplaced genomic scaffold, ASM283717v5 random_266, whole genome shotgun sequence:
GCCGCGGCGGCGGCCGCGCTCGCCTGGCCCTCCTCTCGGGCCATTACATTTACTATCATTACGGCTGCGACGGCGTGGACGACCGGGGCTGGGGCTGCGGCTACCGCACTCTGCAAACGCTGTGCTCGTGGCCAGAGGGCCGGCCGGCGGGCGTACCCGAACTGGCTGCAGTGCAGGCGGCCCTGGAGGACATGGGCGACAAGCCCCCCGGGTTCTGGGGCTCTCGGAGCTGGATCGGCTGTGTAGAGGCCAGCCTCTGCCTTGACCACTTCGGGGGTCCCCAAGGGCGCCTACGTCACGTGCCCCGTGGAGCAGGGCTTCAGGGGGAACTGGAGAGGCTTTATTCCCACTTCGCAGGGGGCGGGGGACCTGTAATGGTTGGAGGGGATGCGGATGCCCGGTCAAAGGCCTTGCTGGGCGTGTGCCTGGGGCCAGGCACGGAAGCCTACGTCCTGGTATTGGACCCTCACTGCTGGGGTGCCCCGAAGAACCCTAGTGAACTACAGGCTGCTGGGTGGGTGGGCTGGCGAGAGGTGAGCACAGCCTTTGACCCCAACTCCTTCTACAACCTGTGCTTGACCAGCTGTAACTCCGAAAAGCAGCTGCCCACCCGGGACTGAGGCTAAGGACCCAGAACTGAGCCTTCTCTAGCGCCATACCCATTGATCTAACGCATCTCAAAGGCAGAGGCTGCCTGATGTCAGACCCCCAAGGAAGTCCCAGCAGAGCCTGGGATCTTTGGTGTCAATAAAGTGGCAAGGCCCAGCCAACCATGGCCCCAGCTAATTTTTGGGGAGAATCTGGGGAAGcatgttacatatatacattaatccAGGAGCCACCACGCAAGTGCTTTTATTGGCAGTAGGGCTGAACGTACAAAAACTTCTCAGAGCTGGATGGGACAAGGCAGTCACAAGTATAGATGATACCCGGAGTGAGGAAACGGATCTGACTCAAAAGAAATCCACATCATCTGGAGCATCCAGGTCACGGTATTCCACAATGGCCCGTGGGTCTCCACGGACCATCCTGTGAGATAAGAAAGAGGTAAAATGGGGTGAGATTTGAGGGTCCCTGAAAGGGAGTTTGAAGAGGGCCAAGAAAACGGAGACATCTTAGCCCAGTCTCACCTGTTTCGGGGTTTCCCAGGATAACCTCCCTGGCCTCGGAAGGCATCATAGTTCCCTCGGCCAGCACCATAGGGAGCATGGGGGTATGGAGGCCCTCCTGTGGGGACTGCAGGGCGAACAGCACCAGCTATGAAAAAGATCAGTGCTGAGGTGAAAAACTGTGACCTCAACTACATCCTAGCTAAGTTTTCTTTCTCCCAGCCCCAGTCCAGGTCCTTTCAACTCCCTCTTACACTTACCTCCATAGCCCAAGATGGGGGGCCGGGGCTGACCATAGGGCATCAGGCCCTGGGGAGTCTGGTGTGGGTAGGGGAGTCCCGGGGTCAGACCTGGGGGGAGTACAATACGGACAGGGACATGAATTACTGCgggagggggggtgggtgggagatggaCAGCTGGCTTTTTAGTAATACGGCCCGAGAGTGGGGTAGAAACTTCTTAGGATGCGACAGGTTAAAGAGAACCAggaggggcttccgtggtggtgcggtggttaagaatccgcctgccaatgcaggggacacgggttcgagccctggtcccgtaagctcccacatgccgcggagcaactaagcccgtgcgccacaactactgagcctgcgctctacagagCTCgcaagccagaactactgagcccacgtgccacaactactgaagcccgtgtgcctagagcccgtgctccacaacaaaagaagccaccgcaatgaatgagaagcccgcgcaccgcaacaaagagtagccccagctcaccgcaactagagaaagcccgcgcgcagcaacgaagacccaacgcagccaaaaataaataaataaataaaaccaggagTCTTTGAACAGTccagggagagggaatggggCAGACCCTCATGGATCGTATCTTACTCTGGGCAGGGCCAGGTGGCTGAGCTGGCTTGATCTCAGGCAGAGCTGGTCGCTTGGCATCAGTgagaaagttgttaaaaaatgctACCTCCTTCTTCACTTCCTCAATTTTCTCTGCATGCTTGTTGAAGATATGTTTGCGTACAAACTCAGGGCCCTGGGTGAGCAGAGGAGGCGGTGAGAGCTGAGTCAGCAATGACGGTTCCCTAGCTCCCCAGACCCAACCTGCAAGGACACTCCACCTCCCCTCCGTCTCGTCCCAATGAGCAGCTCCTCCCCAGGCTCTGAGGAGGCTTCCTGGCTGAACCCTCTCCTCCCACCGTCCTAAGACACAGACGCCCAACATCCCAGACCTTGAATTTCTTGCCACTGAGAGGGCACAGCCACTTATCCTTGCCCAGTTCCTGGGTGTTGGAGGTCACAAACTTCTCCACTTCCTGCTCAGGGTCTTTGCGACCCATCTTCTGGGCCTCTTCCTCTGAAAGCGATTCCCGCACACTCAGCAGCGGAGTCAGCTTCTCCTCAAACGTCTTCTGCCATTCTAGCACTGTGGTTTTGGAACAGACGGAGAGCAGGTTGGAGAAGGGAGCCCAGAGGCGGGGATCAGAGGAGAGGGTGGCAGAGCATTGCTACCAGAGCAGAGCTAAGGCCAGAGGCAGCTGGGAGAGAGGGAAACCGGAAGTGGGAAAGCCGGGAGCTCACCTTCTCCATGACTGATGCGGTTGGGCGGCATGGGCCCGCGAACATGGATGATGCCACAGCGGTTGGGCATCTCGTCCTCGTTGGGGTACTCGCACGTGTTATAATAATCCAGGGAATGCACGATGCGCAAATAAAGGAGGAGTTTGTCCAAAACCTAAGAGAAACGAGAAGCTGAGAGTTCCCCATACACCTGCCCCTTTACCGCCCCGAGCCAGGCTCTCCCACGCCCCACGCACCCTGCACCCACTGGCACCTTGATCAGCTTCTCGTCCCGCTCCACGTTGATCTCTGCTGGGTTCCCTTCCTTAGGAGGCTCCTCAGGAGGGGCCCCCCCACTGCTCCccagcagctcctcctcctcagcaCTCACTTCCTCAATCAGGTAGTCAGTGATATTCTTCAAGATGGGGTTCTGCGAGGGCAGACTCTGGTAGGGTGAGAGAGGTGGAGCGGACAAAACTCCTCAGGGTAGCCTAGGAACCTTCTCATTGGAAAAGGCAGTGTGGGGCACAAGGGAGCTCAGGGCTCAGCCGGGCTGTTACATCTGCCTCATCATCTGTCTTAATTTCTGTATGTGTTCTGCCCTAGCCGATAAATAATCACTAATACCAGTCTGTTTTGTTGGAAGCTGGAGACGCTGCCCAGGAGGAGAGGGGCAAAGACGGGGGTGGGTACGAGTGGGTCAGTGCTACAGATCAGGTAAGGCCAGAGGTGCCCACAGCAGATGAGGGGGAGGCGGCGGCTTTTTAACACGTTCCACGAGGAGTCACTAACCGTCGGCAGAGGCGGCGTCCCAGGCTCAGAGGCCCAGAGCTGGGTCCTGTCGTCCAGCGTATGGATCAGCTTGGCCGCCAGCTTGATGTCATTGCGCACTATCTGCTTGTGCTGGGTGATGCCGTTGATGTTGCGGACGCGCCGGGTCAGGTCTCTGTTCACGCCAGGGCTCAGCTCACACTCCCGGAGCTGCAGAGAACAGAAGGCTCGCCAACACCTGCCCAAGAGCCACTCAAAGACTGGCCCGACCGAGCGCGCTAGCGATCAGGCTGAGCTCCCTAAGGGCAGGGACCAGGGGTGTCTTGTTCACGGGAACGGTCTCAGGGCCGAACCCGGAGACAACTGCATCCGATTCCCGTGAGCAGACTAAATGGATGAAATAAGGAGCAGACGAATGAAGCCATCACTGAACACAGGAATCGGAGACTGGGCGGAGCACGGGGAGCCCCGCCCCCGCTCCTCCTCAACAGTCCCACGCCCAGGACTCACTCGGATATTCTGCAGGTTCCAACAGATCTCTTTAATGTTAACGCTGCGGTCAAAGGTCACCCAGCCACGACGGAAAAACCTAAACAAGAAAATGTCAGCATAACCCTGGGATGGAGGTGATGCTGGCCACCAATCTTCCGCCGCACCTTTTCCCCAAGGTCTCCAGGGTCACACCGCCCTCCACTCCTTACCTCCTCTCGGGCTGGGGCTCCGATAATGCCACACGCATAAAGCCGGGATATCTTTTACAAAGCTGgaaaagcagagaaacagaagccCCACTTTGTGATTCAAGGCTTCACTTCTTCCTCCAATCCCCATGTCCTCAGAACCCGGGGGAactgccttttcatctttccttGGACTAGGAAGAAGCAATTAAGGGCTCAAGGATAACAGCACTTGAAAGCCAACCACGCAACCAGGGCCAGCCTCTTGGAAGGGCGTGGGCCCATGGGAAGGGGGCCTCCCCATCAGAGGAACAGAGATGTAGGTCAGAGACGCAGTGCCAGGTTATCTTCTCGCTGTCGCCGCCACCCGAAGGAATGGAGCCTGGGCGTCATCCCTGCCCCCAGCGCCATTCTTCCCACTCACAGAAATGATCTCAGCGCGGGAGATGTTGGGCGCAATGTTGCGCATGAAGAGAGAGCAGGTCTTATGCAGCGGTCGGGGTTTACACTCCAGCCCGGGAGCATCCTTgggcttctccctctcttcttccttgggCTTCTCCTTCTCCTTGAGTGCCTCCTCTATGCAGGAAGCGGTGGGAGTTGGTGAAAATTTATTGTCAATCGAGGAAGGGAGGATAGAGAAGCTGTCAAACCTCCCCGCGCCAGTCCCTCCCTTTCAAAAGGCCACCCTCCCATCAATTTCACCAACCTCTCACCTCCCCCTGCCACACCGTTCAGGATGAAGAGACTGGactagaagcaaagaaaataaaacctaccagcctcctccttctcctcctcggCCTGGCCACTCTCCGACTCCGACTCCGACTCCGACACACTGCCTTCGTCAAAGCTGTCGTCACCACTGTGCT
Proteins encoded in this window:
- the UFSP1 gene encoding ufm1-specific protease 1, with translation MGDKPPGFWGSRSWIGCVEASLCLDHFGGPQGRLRHVPRGAGLQGELERLYSHFAGGGGPVMVGGDADARSKALLGVCLGPGTEAYVLVLDPHCWGAPKNPSELQAAGWVGWREVSTAFDPNSFYNLCLTSCNSEKQLPTRD
- the SRRT gene encoding serrate RNA effector molecule homolog isoform X2; the encoded protein is MGDSDDEYDRRRRDKFRRERSDYDRSRERDERRRGDDWNDREWDRARERRSRGEYRDYDRNRRERFSPPRHELSPPQKRMRRDWDEHSSDPYHSGYEMPYAGGGGGPAYGPPQPWGHPDVHIMQHHVLPIQARLGSIAEIDLGVPPPVMKTFKEFLLSLDDSVDETEAVKRYNDYKLDFRRQQMQDFFLAHKDEEWFRSKYHPDEVGKRRQEARGALQNRLRVFLSLMESGWFDSLLLDIDKADAIVKMLDAAVIKMEGGTENDLRILEQEEEEEQAGKPGEASKKEEGRVGPGLGDGERKANEKDDKKEDGKQAENDSSSDDKTKKSEGDGDKEEKKEDSEKEAKKSSKKRNRKHSGDDSFDEGSVSESESESESGQAEEEKEEAEEALKEKEKPKEEEREKPKDAPGLECKPRPLHKTCSLFMRNIAPNISRAEIISLCKRYPGFMRVALSEPQPERRFFRRGWVTFDRSVNIKEICWNLQNIRLRECELSPGVNRDLTRRVRNINGITQHKQIVRNDIKLAAKLIHTLDDRTQLWASEPGTPPLPTSLPSQNPILKNITDYLIEEVSAEEEELLGSSGGAPPEEPPKEGNPAEINVERDEKLIKVLDKLLLYLRIVHSLDYYNTCEYPNEDEMPNRCGIIHVRGPMPPNRISHGEVLEWQKTFEEKLTPLLSVRESLSEEEAQKMGRKDPEQEVEKFVTSNTQELGKDKWLCPLSGKKFKGPEFVRKHIFNKHAEKIEEVKKEVAFFNNFLTDAKRPALPEIKPAQPPGPAQNDVDFF
- the SRRT gene encoding serrate RNA effector molecule homolog isoform X1, with protein sequence MGDSDDEYDRRRRDKFRRERSDYDRSRERDERRRGDDWNDREWDRARERRSRGEYRDYDRNRRERFSPPRHELSPPQKRMRRDWDEHSSDPYHSGYEMPYAGGGGGPAYGPPQPWGHPDVHIMQHHVLPIQARLGSIAEIDLGVPPPVMKTFKEFLLSLDDSVDETEAVKRYNDYKLDFRRQQMQDFFLAHKDEEWFRSKYHPDEVGKRRQEARGALQNRLRVFLSLMESGWFDSLLLDIDKADAIVKMLDAAVIKMEGGTENDLRILEQEEEEEQAGKPGEASKKEEGRVGPGLGDGERKANEKDDKKEDGKQAENDSSSDDKTKKSEGDGDKEEKKEDSEKEAKKSSKKRNRKHSGDDSFDEGSVSESESESESGQAEEEKEEAEEALKEKEKPKEEEREKPKDAPGLECKPRPLHKTCSLFMRNIAPNISRAEIISLCKRYPGFMRVALSEPQPERRFFRRGWVTFDRSVNIKEICWNLQNIRLRECELSPGVNRDLTRRVRNINGITQHKQIVRNDIKLAAKLIHTLDDRTQLWASEPGTPPLPTSLPSQNPILKNITDYLIEEVSAEEEELLGSSGGAPPEEPPKEGNPAEINVERDEKLIKVLDKLLLYLRIVHSLDYYNTCEYPNEDEMPNRCGIIHVRGPMPPNRISHGEVLEWQKTFEEKLTPLLSVRESLSEEEAQKMGRKDPEQEVEKFVTSNTQELGKDKWLCPLSGKKFKGPEFVRKHIFNKHAEKIEEVKKEVAFFNNFLTDAKRPALPEIKPAQPPGPAQSLTPGLPYPHQTPQGLMPYGQPRPPILGYGAGAVRPAVPTGGPPYPHAPYGAGRGNYDAFRGQGGYPGKPRNRMVRGDPRAIVEYRDLDAPDDVDFF